One genomic segment of Alkalimarinus alittae includes these proteins:
- the rmf gene encoding ribosome modulation factor, protein MAKDFSLGWDLESLNKAYQQGYMAGLMGMTRQKCPYNGEVISAAWEAGWEDGYESCELKAPVHKIA, encoded by the coding sequence ATGGCCAAAGACTTTTCATTAGGATGGGATCTTGAATCCCTCAATAAAGCATACCAGCAAGGTTATATGGCCGGACTGATGGGGATGACTCGCCAGAAATGTCCTTACAACGGAGAGGTCATATCGGCAGCATGGGAAGCAGGCTGGGAAGATGGGTATGAATCATGCGAACTTAAGGCTCCGGTCCATAAGATTGCATAA
- a CDS encoding lysophospholipid acyltransferase family protein, translating to MLSFIRILLALFYFVAVAVVGCFLSLFRPFDPDNTRIFARIYSWGGTRILGIKLNIKGVEGTVDMPPSVVIANHQDNLDLYICGGAIPKRTVSVGKKSLLYIPGFGLLYWLAGNVLIDRGNSKNSKAKLNVTTEALTKGNRSIWVFPEGTRNQGKNMLPFKKGAFRMAIEAGVPIVPICVSSYSGRLKFNKLVSGTVNIQVLDPINTNGMTVKDTDRLMDECWNKMKQTIDRLDEETPLV from the coding sequence ATGTTGTCTTTTATTCGTATACTTCTTGCCTTATTTTATTTTGTCGCAGTCGCTGTTGTTGGTTGTTTTCTGTCACTCTTTCGCCCATTTGATCCTGACAATACGCGCATATTTGCTCGAATTTACTCTTGGGGTGGCACTCGAATTCTGGGGATAAAACTAAACATTAAGGGGGTGGAAGGTACTGTTGATATGCCCCCTTCAGTGGTAATAGCGAACCATCAGGATAACTTAGACCTGTATATTTGTGGTGGGGCGATACCTAAAAGAACCGTATCTGTTGGTAAAAAAAGTTTACTGTATATACCAGGGTTTGGTTTGTTGTATTGGCTAGCGGGTAATGTACTTATTGATCGCGGCAATAGCAAAAATTCAAAAGCTAAGCTAAATGTTACAACAGAGGCACTGACCAAAGGTAATCGCTCAATCTGGGTGTTTCCTGAAGGCACTCGAAACCAAGGGAAAAATATGCTTCCCTTCAAAAAGGGTGCGTTTCGTATGGCGATAGAAGCGGGTGTTCCTATTGTGCCTATTTGCGTAAGTAGCTACTCGGGGCGCTTGAAATTTAACAAACTCGTCAGTGGTACCGTTAACATTCAGGTGCTTGACCCTATTAATACCAACGGTATGACGGTTAAAGACACAGATCGCTTAATGGATGAGTGTTGGAATAAAATGAAGCAGACGATTGACCGCTTGGATGAAGAAACACCGTTGGTTTAA
- a CDS encoding sterol desaturase family protein, whose product MEALLNSWIALYQAPMFLLFPVMTLALSVGSFLLFALPWTLLAWIDPKWAKPYKIQQKPFQVGKYFLPNLARITLNSSMMLLVLIIAWPLLRLSNVHLGEVPPWYIWVIQITLFLIVDDFLFYWMHRYMHENKWVLKHIHSVHHRIKNTCALDGNYFHWVEFVLIGSLAMLGPVALGSHLYVIYAWIIIRNLEAADGHAGYDFPWNPLRFLPLYDGPVYHDFHHARFKGNYAGALHYVDRYFGTYIKEYLAYKKTHSYHLPHRNQSLPSKKTV is encoded by the coding sequence ATGGAAGCGTTATTAAATAGTTGGATAGCACTCTATCAAGCACCAATGTTTTTATTATTCCCAGTGATGACGCTAGCGTTAAGCGTTGGGTCATTTTTGCTGTTCGCTCTTCCATGGACACTGCTTGCGTGGATTGATCCAAAATGGGCAAAACCTTATAAAATCCAACAAAAGCCGTTTCAGGTAGGCAAATATTTCTTACCGAACCTTGCGCGTATCACCCTTAATTCGAGCATGATGCTATTAGTGCTCATTATTGCTTGGCCCTTATTACGCTTAAGCAATGTCCACCTCGGTGAGGTTCCGCCATGGTATATATGGGTCATCCAGATCACGCTGTTCTTAATTGTAGATGATTTTCTGTTCTACTGGATGCATCGGTATATGCATGAAAACAAGTGGGTATTAAAGCATATTCACTCAGTGCATCACCGGATCAAAAACACCTGTGCACTTGATGGCAACTACTTTCACTGGGTAGAGTTTGTATTGATTGGCTCATTAGCAATGCTAGGCCCTGTAGCGCTAGGGAGCCACCTTTATGTAATTTATGCGTGGATTATTATTCGAAATCTTGAGGCTGCTGATGGTCATGCAGGTTATGATTTTCCTTGGAACCCATTACGGTTTTTACCTCTCTATGATGGGCCGGTCTATCACGATTTTCATCACGCTCGATTTAAAGGCAACTATGCAGGCGCGCTACATTATGTAGATCGCTATTTTGGTACGTATATTAAAGAGTATTTGGCATACAAAAAAACCCACTCATATCATCTCCCTCACCGTAATCAGTCACTCCCTTCAAAAAAAACGGTATAA
- the gshA gene encoding glutamate--cysteine ligase — translation MINALEARLELLSESAQRELLNISHGIEKEGLRADSSHFISQTNHPKVLGHTLTHPQITTDYSEALMELITPVSQGIDALMKDLGDVHHFVQKNLGDEVLWSGSMPCKIDGNESIRIAEFGDSNLGKLKHVYRKGLDVRYGRVMQSIAGLHYNFSLPDAFWKEWQVVLGDKQTLQDFKSEQYFSLIRNFRRHSWLLMYLFGASPAVDQSFLSGIRHPLQPFDEKGTWFLPYATSLRMGDLGYQSSAQSSLAICFNSLSNFTHTLEEAIHKPYPAYELIGTQKDGEYIQLNTNILQIENEYYSAIRPKRNAGSGEKPIHALKARGVEYIEVRCLDLNPYLPLGINAQQARFMDAFLVYCLVSDSPVVSEAECQALDWNFETVVNRGREPGLKLKTADGEAPLNDIGLNLLDKIERVGAMFDEVYAKSSDAGAQDKALSSSKYQSAITEQRHKINQPELTPSANILSVMRSESLSWLEIVGELSFKHQQASQSQSDSASITEKYSAMARESFLKEQQLKAADLSGFSEYMTQYLS, via the coding sequence ATGATTAATGCTCTTGAAGCTCGACTGGAACTACTCTCCGAATCAGCCCAGCGTGAACTGTTAAATATTTCACATGGCATCGAAAAAGAAGGGCTGCGAGCCGATTCAAGTCATTTTATTTCGCAAACCAATCACCCGAAGGTCTTAGGTCATACGCTCACGCACCCGCAAATCACCACGGATTACTCTGAAGCATTAATGGAGTTGATTACGCCGGTATCTCAAGGTATTGATGCGTTAATGAAAGATCTAGGTGATGTGCATCATTTTGTACAAAAAAACCTGGGCGATGAAGTGCTATGGTCAGGCAGCATGCCCTGTAAAATAGATGGTAACGAAAGCATACGAATAGCGGAGTTCGGAGACTCAAATCTGGGTAAGCTTAAGCATGTTTACCGAAAGGGGTTAGATGTTCGTTACGGGCGAGTGATGCAGAGTATTGCAGGATTGCATTATAACTTTTCATTGCCTGATGCATTTTGGAAAGAGTGGCAGGTAGTACTAGGCGATAAACAGACGCTTCAGGATTTTAAGTCTGAGCAGTATTTTTCACTTATTAGAAACTTTCGTCGTCATTCTTGGTTGTTAATGTATTTGTTTGGTGCATCGCCTGCGGTTGATCAGAGCTTTTTGTCGGGTATCAGACACCCTCTACAGCCATTTGATGAAAAAGGTACATGGTTCTTGCCTTATGCGACATCGCTTCGTATGGGCGACCTAGGGTATCAAAGTAGTGCTCAGTCATCATTGGCAATCTGTTTCAACAGTTTGAGTAACTTTACGCACACATTAGAAGAAGCGATACATAAGCCTTATCCCGCTTATGAGCTTATCGGTACTCAAAAAGATGGCGAGTACATTCAGTTAAATACCAATATTCTGCAGATAGAGAACGAATACTATAGTGCCATTAGACCAAAGCGAAACGCAGGGTCAGGTGAGAAACCGATTCATGCGCTTAAGGCGCGAGGGGTTGAGTATATAGAAGTTCGTTGTCTTGATTTGAACCCTTATCTGCCGTTGGGAATAAATGCTCAGCAGGCTCGATTTATGGATGCGTTTTTAGTTTATTGTCTGGTTTCAGACAGTCCCGTTGTTTCTGAAGCTGAATGTCAGGCGCTAGATTGGAATTTTGAAACCGTCGTTAACAGAGGGCGCGAACCTGGTCTAAAGCTCAAAACTGCCGACGGAGAGGCGCCGCTTAACGACATAGGTTTAAATTTGCTTGATAAAATTGAGCGAGTTGGGGCTATGTTTGATGAGGTTTATGCTAAATCCTCGGATGCAGGCGCTCAAGATAAAGCGCTTTCTTCAAGTAAATACCAATCCGCTATTACTGAACAGCGGCACAAAATAAATCAGCCAGAATTAACCCCTTCAGCAAACATTCTTTCAGTTATGCGATCTGAATCACTCTCATGGTTAGAAATTGTGGGTGAGTTATCATTCAAACATCAACAGGCGTCGCAGAGTCAGTCTGATAGCGCGTCAATTACCGAAAAATACAGCGCAATGGCCAGGGAGTCTTTCCTTAAAGAACAGCAGCTTAAGGCCGCTGATTTAAGTGGGTTCTCAGAATATATGACGCAGTATCTATCTTAA
- a CDS encoding Tex family protein — protein sequence MDKISQRIADEIGVKVQQITAAVGLLDEGATVPFISRYRKEVTGSLDDTQMRQVEERLRYLRELEGRRESILNSIREQDKLTTALEQNILAAETKTILEDLYLPYKKKRRTKGQVAREAGLEPLADKIIDNPELDPEKEAEAFLNVDAGIVDVKAALDGAKFILMERFSEDAALLGRLRSFLWQEGEVQVSVVEGKELEGAKFRDYFEHREALKKMPSHRALAIFRGRNEGFLNYSIVVGDSDANRKVSHPCESMVAEHWSIKNKGRAADKWLNEVVRWTWRIKLSTHLETELMGQIRERAEEDAIKVFASNLKDLLLAAPAGPKATLGLDPGLRTGVKVAVVDATGKVLDHCAIYPHAPQKKWQQSLDILATLCAKHNVELISIGNGTASRETDKLAAELMTQHPELKLTRITVSEAGASVYSASEYAAKEFPDLDVTIRGAVSIARRLQDPLAELVKIDPKSIGVGQYQHDVSQAQMARSLDAVVEDCVNAVGVDLNTASAPLLTRVSGLNPVIANNIVEYRNANGAFTGRRELKKVPRLGEKTFEQAAGFLKVMNGKNPLDASSVHPEAYDLVKQIAEKNSRKVDAIIGDSAFLKDVKAQDYVSDKFGIPTIKDIISELDKPGRDPRPEFRFAAFQEGVEKITDLKPGMILEGAVTNVTNFGAFVDVGVHQDGLVHISALSNTFVKDPREVVKAGDIVKVKVMELDVPRNRIGLSMRLSDEPGVDPKKDVAARGAGSRRTEPKQGDRNRQQSSGSSTPSAMAGALALAMNSAKKNKQ from the coding sequence ATGGATAAAATTTCTCAACGCATTGCTGATGAGATCGGCGTAAAAGTCCAACAAATTACGGCAGCGGTTGGCTTACTAGATGAAGGTGCAACAGTGCCATTTATTTCTCGTTATCGTAAAGAGGTGACGGGGTCGTTAGACGATACTCAGATGCGTCAAGTAGAGGAGCGTTTGCGTTATTTGAGAGAGCTTGAAGGGCGCAGGGAAAGCATCCTTAATAGCATTAGAGAGCAAGACAAGTTAACAACTGCGCTCGAGCAGAATATTCTGGCTGCAGAGACAAAAACCATACTCGAAGACCTTTATTTACCATATAAGAAGAAACGACGAACAAAAGGCCAAGTTGCTCGAGAAGCCGGATTAGAGCCGTTAGCAGATAAAATTATCGACAATCCCGAACTTGATCCAGAGAAAGAGGCAGAAGCCTTTTTAAATGTGGATGCCGGCATAGTTGATGTCAAAGCTGCACTGGATGGTGCTAAATTTATCTTGATGGAACGGTTCAGTGAAGATGCCGCGTTACTGGGACGATTGCGCTCATTTCTTTGGCAAGAAGGCGAAGTTCAGGTATCCGTGGTTGAAGGCAAAGAGCTAGAAGGTGCCAAGTTTCGAGATTACTTTGAGCACCGTGAAGCGCTTAAAAAGATGCCTTCGCATCGCGCGTTAGCGATTTTTAGAGGACGTAATGAAGGTTTCTTAAACTACAGTATCGTAGTCGGAGATAGCGATGCTAACCGCAAAGTTTCGCACCCTTGTGAGTCAATGGTGGCGGAGCATTGGAGTATTAAAAACAAAGGCCGTGCAGCCGACAAATGGTTAAACGAAGTGGTTCGATGGACATGGCGTATTAAGTTAAGCACCCACCTCGAAACTGAACTAATGGGACAAATCAGAGAGCGTGCTGAAGAAGATGCAATCAAGGTCTTTGCCAGCAACCTAAAAGACCTATTGCTAGCCGCGCCTGCGGGTCCAAAGGCGACGCTAGGTCTTGATCCAGGTTTACGGACGGGTGTTAAAGTTGCCGTGGTTGACGCAACAGGAAAGGTGCTTGACCACTGTGCTATTTATCCACATGCACCGCAGAAAAAGTGGCAGCAATCTCTCGATATTCTGGCGACGCTTTGTGCAAAGCATAACGTAGAGTTGATTAGTATTGGTAACGGTACGGCTTCTCGTGAAACCGATAAGTTAGCCGCAGAGCTGATGACTCAGCACCCAGAATTGAAATTAACGCGTATTACTGTCAGTGAGGCAGGCGCTTCTGTTTATTCTGCGTCTGAATATGCTGCAAAAGAGTTCCCTGATTTAGATGTGACTATTCGAGGTGCGGTATCGATTGCACGCCGTTTACAAGACCCATTGGCTGAGCTAGTAAAGATTGACCCAAAATCTATTGGTGTGGGTCAATATCAGCATGATGTAAGTCAGGCTCAAATGGCGCGAAGCCTTGATGCGGTAGTCGAGGACTGTGTAAACGCGGTGGGGGTAGACTTAAATACTGCATCTGCCCCGCTGCTCACTCGCGTATCGGGCTTGAACCCTGTGATTGCCAACAATATTGTTGAATACCGTAATGCGAATGGCGCCTTTACAGGTAGGCGCGAGCTGAAAAAAGTACCTCGCCTCGGTGAAAAAACATTTGAGCAAGCCGCCGGATTTTTAAAGGTGATGAATGGTAAAAATCCACTCGATGCGTCTTCGGTTCACCCCGAAGCTTATGATTTGGTTAAACAGATTGCCGAAAAGAATAGCCGTAAAGTGGATGCTATTATTGGCGATTCTGCATTTTTGAAAGACGTTAAAGCGCAAGATTATGTGAGTGATAAGTTCGGTATCCCGACTATTAAAGATATTATTTCAGAGTTAGATAAGCCTGGGCGTGACCCTAGGCCTGAATTCCGTTTTGCTGCGTTTCAGGAAGGTGTCGAAAAAATTACCGACCTTAAGCCTGGCATGATATTGGAAGGGGCAGTGACCAACGTCACGAATTTTGGTGCGTTTGTTGATGTGGGTGTTCATCAAGATGGCTTAGTCCATATTTCTGCATTATCTAATACCTTTGTAAAAGACCCGCGAGAAGTGGTTAAAGCGGGAGACATCGTGAAAGTGAAGGTGATGGAGTTGGATGTGCCACGAAACCGTATTGGCTTGTCTATGCGGTTGAGTGATGAGCCGGGGGTTGACCCTAAAAAAGATGTGGCTGCTCGGGGGGCAGGTTCAAGAAGGACAGAGCCAAAGCAAGGTGATCGCAATCGTCAGCAAAGCAGCGGTAGCAGTACGCCAAGTGCTATGGCGGGTGCGCTCGCTTTGGCAATGAACTCAGCAAAAAAGAATAAGCAATAA
- a CDS encoding flagellar basal body-associated FliL family protein — translation MTQFQLKRSLLAQPMKALLLAFSFIAFLMASGHSVAEAEEGDAKKIDVQYVDLKPAFVANFGGATPKLKFVKTDMSVRTHSVEDAKLIRQHMPLIRNEVVLLLSAQTEDDISTMEGQEKLRLALLDKIKSVLKEETGSPTAEDLLFTSFVLQR, via the coding sequence ATGACTCAATTTCAATTGAAGCGGTCTTTACTCGCGCAGCCTATGAAAGCACTGCTCTTAGCCTTTTCATTCATAGCCTTTTTAATGGCAAGCGGCCATAGCGTTGCAGAAGCTGAAGAAGGGGACGCAAAAAAAATCGATGTTCAATATGTTGATTTAAAGCCTGCGTTTGTCGCTAACTTTGGCGGAGCAACCCCTAAATTAAAATTTGTTAAAACCGACATGTCAGTAAGAACTCACTCGGTTGAAGATGCCAAACTCATCAGGCAACACATGCCATTAATTAGAAACGAGGTTGTATTACTTCTAAGCGCACAAACAGAAGATGATATCAGCACAATGGAAGGGCAAGAGAAATTAAGGTTAGCACTTTTAGATAAAATAAAGAGTGTACTTAAAGAAGAAACAGGCTCACCGACCGCAGAAGACCTTCTGTTTACCAGTTTTGTTTTGCAACGCTAG
- a CDS encoding two-component system response regulator, whose protein sequence is MSEIVFGNTKMLSYASHLDVRKVLLLTREHTEFLWFQYFIKNMKGFQCELQWCFDLSHLHEVLSQETFDVILWDCSYRDEDPFVFLGFLSFDSDQTPVVCISSESDESLSKVIFQAGGADYISKPTLTSHLLERSLRNATLRHLAERQKDTKSHIDSLTGVVNRRVFLDRFHQSILRADRHENVVGLVLLNVDDFTSVNDRFGYKAGDQLIKRVSSRLRQGLRKSDSLARIGGDEFAVILENLDSATDASYVVAKLLELFEAPFDLAHHQLLVTLSAGIAAFPEAGSDSDSILKNANRAMQDAKLRQGNSYDYYHHKMSVAIERELALEAEFRSALRHGQLRLFYQPRVCIATGQVIGYESLIRWQHPTRGLLMPDEFIPSAERSGMIVPMGYWVVEQACRDLARLQELGYDELICAVNLSFRQFYDKKLSETVFRIIYNANINTGNLEFELTESAMMYDQEYTQKCLKQLTQLGVSFSLDDFGTGYSSFANIQQLPVSTIKIDKSFIENVTTSADDEVIVRAIISLAHNLQINVVAEGVETEAQLAFLKRHHCDEAQGFLYSRAVDFDTFLTYLCAAKAARLEIAGR, encoded by the coding sequence ATGTCCGAGATAGTATTCGGTAATACTAAAATGCTGTCATATGCGAGTCATTTAGACGTGCGGAAAGTGCTTTTACTCACCCGTGAGCATACAGAGTTTCTGTGGTTTCAATATTTCATAAAAAACATGAAAGGCTTCCAGTGCGAGTTGCAGTGGTGTTTCGATCTAAGTCATCTGCATGAGGTTCTCAGTCAAGAAACGTTTGATGTGATTCTATGGGATTGTAGCTATCGCGATGAAGACCCGTTTGTTTTTTTAGGGTTTCTTTCATTTGATAGTGACCAAACGCCTGTCGTGTGTATCAGCTCTGAGTCAGACGAGAGCCTGTCTAAGGTTATTTTTCAGGCAGGTGGGGCTGACTATATTTCTAAGCCTACATTAACGTCTCATTTGCTAGAGCGATCCCTCCGAAACGCAACATTGCGACATCTTGCCGAGAGGCAAAAAGATACTAAAAGTCATATTGATTCTCTCACTGGCGTGGTTAATCGCCGCGTTTTTTTAGATCGGTTTCATCAATCAATTTTGCGAGCAGATCGTCATGAAAACGTTGTTGGGTTGGTGCTGTTAAATGTAGATGACTTTACGAGTGTAAATGATAGGTTTGGCTACAAGGCGGGCGACCAACTGATCAAGCGAGTGTCTTCAAGGCTGAGGCAAGGGCTTCGAAAGAGTGATAGTTTAGCGCGCATTGGAGGGGATGAGTTTGCGGTTATCCTTGAAAACTTAGACAGTGCCACTGATGCAAGCTACGTGGTAGCTAAACTACTAGAATTATTTGAAGCGCCTTTTGATCTTGCTCACCATCAATTATTAGTAACGCTCAGTGCTGGAATTGCGGCCTTCCCAGAAGCGGGCTCAGATTCTGATAGTATCCTTAAAAATGCTAATCGTGCGATGCAAGATGCCAAGCTACGGCAAGGTAATAGTTATGACTATTACCATCATAAAATGAGTGTGGCGATTGAGCGAGAACTGGCGTTAGAAGCTGAGTTCCGAAGTGCTTTGAGACATGGGCAGTTGAGGTTGTTCTATCAACCAAGGGTATGCATTGCGACGGGTCAAGTGATTGGCTATGAGAGCTTGATTCGCTGGCAGCACCCCACGAGAGGGCTACTAATGCCAGATGAGTTTATACCTTCAGCAGAGCGCAGCGGCATGATTGTACCGATGGGTTATTGGGTTGTTGAGCAGGCATGTCGAGACTTAGCGCGATTGCAGGAACTTGGCTATGACGAACTGATTTGTGCGGTAAACTTATCATTTCGCCAGTTTTACGATAAAAAACTAAGCGAAACGGTCTTCCGTATTATCTATAACGCTAATATCAATACGGGTAATTTAGAGTTTGAGCTAACAGAATCAGCCATGATGTATGACCAAGAATATACACAAAAATGTCTGAAACAGTTGACTCAGTTAGGGGTTAGCTTTTCACTGGATGATTTTGGTACGGGCTATTCATCGTTTGCTAATATACAACAACTCCCCGTTTCGACAATAAAAATAGATAAATCATTTATTGAAAATGTTACGACCAGTGCTGATGATGAAGTGATCGTGAGAGCGATTATCAGCCTAGCCCATAATCTACAAATTAATGTCGTCGCTGAAGGTGTTGAGACAGAGGCGCAGTTAGCCTTTTTGAAGCGACACCACTGTGATGAGGCGCAAGGGTTTCTGTATAGTCGGGCGGTAGATTTTGATACTTTTTTGACTTATCTTTGTGCAGCAAAAGCAGCTCGGCTTGAGATTGCTGGGCGCTAG
- a CDS encoding AraC family transcriptional regulator produces the protein MTATCYSTTATPYHGEVALSYWQTLVRVAEREGVDPEKIRRILAREEAHLLSSEEKVPPEGPNAAILVAQYIEVMKLGLAACDDFGLEVGRSVTPGSYPILGMTLLSCQSLKQVLEQVVRYESLNHDLGISRLDIRREESAYCWAPNPLYFPDPKGGVSFNVVVSVFAGVRTFAPWLINQHFPIKKICFMAAEPKNSRLYKSFFGAEIQYNQPANAMIVNSDILSWPVLNGDAASFDALTAHAEKLLNGREGQRDLIWQLKSALPEALRKQAYRVEEIAGALNMSARTLQRKLKERGCSYKQLLDDVRKQLAEFYLTEARVSMSEIAFLVGYQEQSSFNHAFKVWNGLSPTAYREQKSRATE, from the coding sequence ATGACAGCAACTTGTTACTCAACGACAGCAACGCCATATCATGGTGAAGTCGCACTGTCGTACTGGCAAACTTTAGTACGTGTGGCAGAGCGTGAAGGCGTTGACCCTGAGAAAATTAGACGCATCTTAGCGCGGGAAGAGGCTCATCTCTTGTCGTCTGAAGAGAAAGTGCCGCCAGAGGGGCCAAATGCAGCTATTTTGGTAGCGCAGTATATAGAAGTGATGAAGTTAGGGTTAGCAGCTTGCGATGATTTTGGCTTAGAGGTTGGGCGGTCGGTGACACCTGGGTCATACCCGATACTAGGTATGACATTACTGAGTTGCCAAAGCCTTAAACAAGTGCTTGAGCAGGTTGTTCGATATGAAAGCCTCAATCATGACCTAGGTATTTCTCGCTTAGATATTAGGCGTGAAGAGAGTGCTTATTGTTGGGCCCCTAATCCACTTTATTTCCCTGACCCTAAAGGGGGGGTGAGTTTTAATGTGGTCGTAAGTGTATTTGCAGGTGTTCGAACGTTTGCGCCATGGCTTATTAACCAGCACTTTCCGATAAAGAAAATCTGTTTTATGGCTGCAGAGCCCAAAAACTCGCGTTTATATAAATCATTCTTTGGCGCGGAGATTCAATACAATCAGCCGGCGAATGCCATGATTGTTAATAGCGATATATTGTCATGGCCTGTTTTAAACGGCGATGCCGCATCATTTGATGCGCTAACCGCTCATGCAGAAAAATTGCTTAACGGAAGAGAAGGGCAGCGAGATTTGATTTGGCAGCTAAAAAGCGCTCTTCCTGAAGCGCTGCGTAAACAAGCCTATCGAGTAGAAGAGATTGCTGGGGCGTTGAATATGAGCGCTCGAACACTGCAGCGTAAGTTAAAGGAAAGAGGTTGTAGTTATAAACAGTTATTGGATGATGTTAGAAAGCAGCTTGCAGAGTTTTATCTGACTGAGGCTCGCGTCTCTATGAGTGAAATTGCTTTTCTTGTTGGTTATCAAGAGCAAAGCTCTTTTAATCATGCATTTAAAGTATGGAATGGGTTATCACCGACGGCCTATAGAGAGCAGAAAAGTAGGGCTACAGAGTAG
- a CDS encoding hexameric tyrosine-coordinated heme protein: protein MSDTWLNSLETDTPQEGYELAITLSRRGVKYTQPDVDVLKKLRPEYANSADGLTAASHVIATNFQTVAAANNYWRK, encoded by the coding sequence ATGTCGGATACATGGCTCAACTCATTAGAGACAGACACCCCTCAAGAAGGTTACGAGTTAGCGATTACATTAAGCCGCCGAGGTGTTAAGTACACCCAGCCAGACGTAGATGTATTGAAAAAACTTAGACCTGAATATGCTAATTCAGCAGATGGATTGACTGCAGCCTCGCACGTCATCGCGACTAATTTTCAGACAGTAGCGGCTGCAAACAATTATTGGCGTAAATAG
- a CDS encoding methyl-accepting chemotaxis protein, producing MFGFGKDSLKENEVAVDKQDLSELERKASILDQLLTDNPMHSAKNIVDNAQRVHASSARRLNGIQESHRSLESFVDQIQHIQNNAQESEESAKHTVDMTGQCYNDMNQLSNNIEASSRDITEFTTLLESLDESNKTISKLLESIKAIADQTNLLALNAAIEAARAGEHGRGFAVVADEVRQLANTSNESAEEIQREITKITEISNSVISKQQEVAEIINSSVTIAKETMTNLSGLKEVANTSAEAVQDVLQNISHQLQDADAIRGQVQQLVEDTQDAILGSEENVNLGQQIVNQLSLLNR from the coding sequence ATGTTTGGATTTGGTAAAGACTCACTCAAAGAAAATGAAGTAGCGGTAGATAAACAAGATCTGAGTGAATTAGAGCGTAAAGCATCAATTCTTGATCAACTACTAACCGATAACCCGATGCATTCTGCAAAAAACATTGTGGATAATGCACAGCGTGTGCACGCATCGTCTGCCAGAAGATTAAATGGTATTCAAGAAAGTCACCGAAGCCTAGAGTCTTTTGTTGATCAAATACAACACATTCAAAATAACGCCCAAGAGTCTGAAGAATCCGCTAAGCATACTGTTGATATGACAGGCCAGTGTTATAACGACATGAACCAGTTATCCAATAACATTGAAGCATCTTCCCGTGATATTACTGAGTTTACAACACTGCTTGAAAGCCTTGACGAGAGTAACAAAACCATTAGTAAGTTACTCGAATCCATTAAAGCAATCGCAGATCAAACTAACTTACTTGCACTCAACGCGGCCATTGAAGCCGCTCGCGCAGGTGAGCATGGACGAGGGTTTGCCGTTGTTGCCGATGAAGTTCGTCAACTGGCCAACACCTCTAATGAGTCTGCGGAAGAAATTCAGCGAGAAATTACTAAAATAACTGAAATTTCGAACTCCGTTATCAGTAAGCAGCAAGAAGTGGCCGAAATCATTAACAGCAGCGTCACCATTGCCAAAGAGACAATGACCAATTTATCAGGGCTTAAAGAGGTTGCCAATACCAGCGCCGAAGCCGTGCAGGACGTTCTTCAAAATATTTCTCACCAACTTCAAGATGCAGATGCCATTCGCGGTCAAGTGCAGCAGCTAGTTGAAGACACTCAAGACGCCATTTTAGGGTCTGAAGAGAACGTAAACCTAGGACAGCAAATCGTAAACCAGTTATCTTTACTAAATCGTTAA